In Kineosporia corallincola, a genomic segment contains:
- a CDS encoding DUF3846 domain-containing protein, translating to MPENRHQTQREPLLAIVIPADDEQPVRIETLPRGIVLSRNLLGLGHDIFQVVNLDQPAASLYCNEEGKILGLEPNRRATLLGIVHNPGLRGDVIAGDAFIVGPPVHGDDTTAPIELIDVIAHQGLLQVQRSTNGEPGTWEEDALFTSWTHAYQHLERFTTTHPVRVVATTDPATFWRWLLLDTHSRSVAGVELPARPTVLACRSVDDLAEHILYAHPRRQRTFGLRGLAIQNRAPGDGQDWVAVDGGRVTPLPPLRQAIASGAFPDLIRSLHRTAG from the coding sequence ATGCCCGAAAACCGCCACCAGACCCAGCGAGAACCACTGCTGGCCATCGTCATTCCCGCCGACGACGAACAGCCCGTGCGCATCGAGACCCTGCCGCGAGGAATCGTTCTGAGCCGGAACCTGCTCGGCCTGGGACACGACATCTTCCAGGTCGTCAACCTCGACCAGCCCGCCGCCTCGTTGTACTGCAACGAGGAAGGAAAGATCCTCGGACTCGAACCGAACCGCCGCGCCACCCTCCTGGGCATCGTGCACAACCCCGGCCTACGCGGCGACGTCATCGCGGGCGACGCCTTCATCGTCGGCCCACCCGTCCACGGCGACGACACCACCGCGCCGATCGAACTGATCGACGTCATCGCCCACCAGGGCCTGCTCCAGGTTCAGCGCAGCACGAACGGAGAACCCGGAACCTGGGAAGAAGACGCCCTCTTCACCAGCTGGACCCACGCCTATCAGCACCTCGAACGGTTCACCACCACGCACCCCGTACGGGTCGTCGCCACCACCGATCCGGCAACCTTCTGGCGATGGCTGCTCCTCGACACGCACTCGCGGTCCGTGGCCGGCGTGGAATTGCCCGCCCGTCCCACGGTTCTGGCGTGTCGCAGCGTCGACGACCTGGCTGAGCACATCCTGTATGCCCACCCCAGGCGCCAGAGGACCTTCGGGCTGCGGGGACTGGCGATCCAGAACCGTGCTCCCGGCGACGGGCAGGACTGGGTGGCCGTGGACGGCGGGCGGGTCACACCGCTCCCGCCGCTGCGCCAGGCGATCGCCTCTGGCGCCTTTCCTGACCTGATCCGGAGCCTGCACCGCACGGCCGGCTGA